cccccccccccccccaaaaaaaaaaaaacaaaaatggtgTTGCGTATTTAAAAACATCTCTTCAAAATTGGGTTTAATTCCCCTCTTTTTTGGATGACTTCACATTCTGCAGCAGAATGTTGAGAAAAATTACGTTCATGCAGCAATGGTTTGAGTTTAACACTTCATTCTTCCATTTTCTCCTTTCCTTCAAACTGCCCGTTGCCTTCAAATATCTATGAACTGTTTATTTTCAGAACATTCTACAGATTTTGAGCCTAAAATTTCCATTGCCTTAGCCCCAAAATCACCACTGATGCAACCGAACTCTACATCTTCATCATCACTATCAATGTCATTTGGAGTAACACGATTCTGATAGCTTCTCTGCCGTAAAAGAAACACGTTGAAGTAATAGCTTATCAAGTTTTTCCTCGATTTCATTGGGAACCACTTCAAGGAATGGTTCCAAAAGCACTGATTTTGATTATTAAAACTGGATATTGCCAACTCTTTAAATCTCTTTTCCTCTTCAGCAGTCCACTGCAGAGATATTTCCTCCCCCATTTGATGAAATCTCCAATCATAGAATGTCAAACCAAGTTCGAGCTTTAATCTCATCCTTGCTTCTGCAATATGAAATCTATAACATTCAACAGAACCTGGAAATTGGCAACTACATGAATCCAGTCTCCCTCTGCCGATGGGATTTCTATTGCTTACGAACTTGTTATTTTCGTGTTGAGAAGGCCACAACCGTGTCCCTAACCATTTAGAGTCACTATCGGAAATATTACCAGTCCATTCAGGTATTGCTGCTTGAAATAAAGCACCTACAGGAACCGGCTTCTCAACAGAATCTTCATTTGCCTGATTGTCTTCCATTTCAGATGCTAAATCACCATTCAAGAGTGCTTGATTCTTGAGTCCCTTCCCAATTTCTGTTGTTAGACTGCCAATCTGATTACTTCGGACGGGTGGACATGAATTATTACTTGCGACCAATTCAGATTTGGCCAAAGCATTAGATCTTCTGCTGCAACAGATCCTTTCTGTAGAGAGGTGATGGTTATCATCAATATTATCCTCATAAATGCATGGATGCATCCTTACTTTCTTCTGCAAGTTTAAACCAAAATCTTTTTTTCGCAAACTTAGTAGTTCATTTAATTCTGTTTAAACAAAGAAACCATTGATAGATAAGCTTCTTTCTTCGTAGCTAAAAGTTATGCTTTCCATCCTAAGGAGCAAGCATATAGGCACCACCTACactcaacataaatacaacactAGAACAGCCACCTTGGCAATTTTTAAACGAAGTAATGGATAAAAAGATTTAGAGATACAATTAAAATTGTATGAACGTGGTTCATAAACTTATACAAGTCATCAGCATATATGTACAAGTGAAAGGAACCTTTGTCATAACAAACAGAGGTTGTACCAAAACCAAGTTAATAGAGACATGGTTGCAAAAAAGAACTAGTCTAACAAAAAAGTTGAACATATTTCTCCAAGTTTAATTGTCGTGCCCAAGCATTGGAACATTTCTGTCATACATATGTAAAAACAAGCTCACAATGTTccccaaaatttcaaaagaaaaacaaaagatacaTGAAAAGCCCGATGCAAAACAATGATATTTCTACCTAGTATCATACATGTGTACACATGGAGAAACTTCACTACATTGATTTTTATTCAACATTTTTTAGTTTGCCTAAGGACGGAACTTTCTTGTGACCTCAGCGGTGGGTTGAGGCTTCTCTGCTTTTGTCCCTATATGtacatatattttattatatcaCTAAAATGATTTGTTCCAATAAATTGAGGGTTCCTACCTACTAGACCACCTCTACTCCTAAAGGGCATACTCTCCATCGTCCATGGACAAAGAGAACCAAAGCCCAAGAAAATGAACTTTCAAGGACTATGATGTGTACTACCTCCAACATGAATGAAGGATTAGCCATTAACCTAAAGACATCTCTTGCCCAAAACAATTTTACAGCAAACGCAAAGCAACCTCCAATTAGAATCTCTAAAACCCACTTATCCAGCAAAACAATGTTCTTGGCATCCAAGTTTCTGATACCTATAACAACTAAAGCAAAAAGGCACACCACCCTATTCCAACAAACCAGGTGAGAATCAAAACGATCTTCATCCATTACTACAATAGATTCCTCATAACACATTTTGTCCTCCATGATGAGAAGCAAGAGAGGCTCTAAATGTGTGTGTGAAAAAAGGGCATTAAGAAAACATCAATCGGATAAGGGCGAGCCTCCTCCTCCCAGAAAGACTTTCTTCACTTGGTGAACATTCTTCGCAGATGAGTTTGAACTCAAGCCTCCACCCATCTAAAAATAATAGACAAGTCCTCTAACCCTTTCTATAGATGATTAAGAGCATCAACAGGAAAAGGGAAAGGAGAGCTCAGTACTCTATCTAACAACCCTTGATATCTGGAAAACAATGTTGCAAGAAGGAAGACAAATATCGGAGGATGTGAGAAAGATCCCCATCCTACTAATCACAACCACAATCCTTCATCCTAGGATTCTATAGGCTGAAGAAAAATGTAGTTGCTATACATATAAGAGTATCCCCTCCCCCCACAACAAAGATCTTGGTCCATGAAAAAGAAATCAGAAGATTGAGACAGCCCTTGTTATTATAAACATACCAATAATCTCACTTTACATATTCTCCTCCTTAGTGAAAGCAGCCTTATTCACAATCACTAGGTTGGTGTTCCTCCTAGGTGCTATTAGTATTATCCTCGCCCTCCTAAACCCCTAGACTTTGGAATTTTTCTTCCAGCAAGAGCTCTCACTAATATGCAGATCCTCCGACTATCTCTTAAGTCATATTCAATCTTCAGAATTCTTAGATGAAACTATCGCCCTTTCAATCTTTCTGATTTCTGAGAATCTATGTAAAATCTACTTTCAATTTCCTAGCCCTAGAATTCCAGACACATTTACACTAAACTTATTCTTCGAAGAACTCATCCTTCCTATAAGTTTGAAACCCTATGAGCAGCCTTGGAGCTCCCCCCATCAAAAGCATAGGCAAGATGCACAACTTGACACTTGACTTTATAACTTATGAATAACAAGTTCCATGTGGAAAACACTAAGACGTCCcaaaagaaatataataaatatatacacaTTCTTTTGGCAGTGGCGAGAACTCTTTCTTTACAGGCAAACTTGCTTGAAAACTGAGAGATGTGAACTCCTAATAGTGAGTTAAGAGGTGAAGCGAAACAGAACATCAGAACCCATAAACCAGGAACAACCTTGCACTATTGTCATTGAAGTATCCGTGAGAAAAAACTATGCTAGTGGACCCAATGACAAACATCATGTTATCACGTAGGACACAAGATAGGGTGACATAGAAGTCGTATGCTGCTTGCTTATGATGATGGAAACCTGAGGTTTTAATAGCAGGAGGTAACTTTTCCCATTCTACATAAGAATGAAAAGGGCGTTGATTATAATCAGGAGACATTTATCATGAAAAAGAAAGCCAAAGATCATATTGCCTGCAGAGGTCAGTTTTTGTACATAATAGCAGTCCAAAGCAAGAATCCATGTGTATATGTCTCACGGTCAAGGAATAAGGGGAAGATAGAAGAGGGAGAGAGAGTACTGGCTGACAAGCAGAATAAGTGGATGAAATCTACCTGTATTAACAGACGTTTCTCAGCGGTTTTGTCAACATCCTTCCTATTTAAAAGAGCATCCTTTGCCTTGATAACTTGAAGCCATAATGCATCATCGCTAGCATACGCTTTCCACTTGGATGACTCCGGTACTGTACCATTTGATAGATTTGCAGGATGCTTTGCAGTCTTTCTCACCCACTTCAGCATTCGTAGTAAAGATTCTCGAGATCTCCCATGAGAGTCTGTTTCAGTTTCAACATTAACAGCATCCAAACTTCTACAATCTCCAATAACATGGATTTGATTGGTTTCGCCATTAACCCGAGGTGTCTCAGTACAATTTTGTTGAATTGGTGTGACGTCCTCGTGAAGATCATGTTCTTTCTTCTCTATTTTAGGGAATTTTATTTCCTTCTCTGCTGCAGTTTCGGCAACATTAACGTTCCCATTCGGTTTGTTGGATTTGAATCCAGGACGTTCATCATATATGCTCTTTTGTCTCAGCACACCATATAACATATCCTTAATCTTTGCCTCCAATTCTGCCAAACATGGAAAGCTTTTCCTGTAGTAATAGTAATCAGAGTTCCCATTTTCCAATTTTGTGCCTCCACGTCTCACCATAAGCCATTTCTCTAGCTCACTTAAGTACTTGAAATAAATCAATTTCACTGAAGCCGAAAGCCCAAGATCCAAACCTAATTCCACAACAACTGACGACCATAGTTCCTTTTCCGAAACCACTTGATAACCTCCTTTATCTCTTACTACCATGAACAGTTCAAACAAATCCAAAGATCCCCCTTCACCTAGTAACGCCGGCACTGGCCTAATAAATCCTCTACGACAAATTTCCTTTAGAAAAACCCAgagaattttttcaaaatagcaTCTAATCGTGGCTTTGCAATCATCATGGTCAACATTAGCACGACTTCCTTCTACCAAACAATCCGGGGCAATGCAATAGCCATTACTGGGATTAGGATCAACATCTTTGTTGCAATCTAGAATGGAATCATTGGATGAAATAGGCCATCTCCCCATGAACTCAAACCCCcactttaaaataaaaataaaaaaaataaaaaaaatcgcAGTACAGGGGTCCGTattgttgttttcttttctcGTTAAAGATACATATGAAACAAATATCAGAAAACCAACAAGATTAGGGCAAATGATAGATAAAACCCTTTGCAAAGAAAACTCAAAAGGGTCTACCTCATTTTGGGAATCTGGGACTCCTTATGAAGACGCAGATTGCAAGGTTGAAGATGGAAGCAAGAGAGAAAGGGAGAGTAAATTGGGACGGTCAAATGAAAAAGGATGCAACTTTGATGAGTTTAAAAATGGTGGAAGTGGGGGGCAGCTcaacaaaacaaaacccaaaGTAGGGAAAAACACATCAAGATGGTAATTTGGCTTCCCACTTCTCTTCGATAAAAAATGTGAACAAGATTTTTGACAATAGAATGGTATTGAGCAGATGTGTGCATAAGTCGGAATGGACCGAGTTGGAGAAAAATTATGATTCaatccaaattaaaaaaaataaaacctaTTATTCAATGTGTAATGGTCAATCTAACTCAACCCTACCCAAAATGTTCGAGTTgggttggtttttttttctttttcatctctcCCTAATTTAGTCAATCTTTTATATCGTTTTTCACATGTAAGATAGACTATCTCGAGCACCCTTGAGCAATTTCAGGCAAAATTGAAGAAAGAAGTGAAATAATGGGACTAATCTCGGCGTTTCCCGACCAAGATGAAGGACAAAAAGCTTTAGAGATTAAATTCTCGAATAATCCTGATGCTTGTCCGAGCGGGATGGAAAGCAGAGAAATTAAGAAGCCTAGAACTCGAGTCATCTCACGACTGAATTCCACCGAGATTGGAAACAGATAAGAGAATATATGTTATATACATAATTAGGTTGGCAGATCAACTCGACCCCTTACTTGCATGACCCGGCTACATTgctcaacttttttttttccaattttctaATCCAACCCAATACAAAATTTAACTCAACACAATCCTTACGATTTGAGTTGGATAATCAAGGTTGGTGAGGTTACCGATTTTTTTTAACACCCCTACTACCAAGACGGTAGAAAAGGAATTGGAAAATATGGATTCTATTTTATGCTTTTAGATTTAGTTCAACAGATATTTATTTAGCCGACAATTCGGATTCTATCTCTGAAAATAGTTTTCCTCTAATCTAAACCATTTAAATTCTAGAAAACAAACCAATTTTTATGGTTTTatattaaatacatataaagaaatttagaaatataatatatcACGTTATAAAATCAATTcacttttaaatataatatttattatgcACTGTATTATGAACtatataataatacaaaataataattatataaatttttaagttaaattacaaatttaatctCCATGGTTTTAAaatgaaacaatttagtctctAGACTTATAACTAGAATTTAATTGTTTTGGtttgataaaaaaataataatcttTCTCGCAATGACTATTTATAAAGATTGTCAAATCATGAGGACTATCAATGCTACATAtcgataaatttttattaacgTCTATCAATATCACTATTATTAGTATCTATCAATGTttattatatattgtatatatttcaataattttgtcatttacaatcattttcttaaaaaataaacatcaataatatatatcatatgaataataaacatctcaatttctatataaaaaaacttaaatatttACAAGGGAAGTGTCCTAAATAGTAAataaaatgaaactatttataaaatatataaaaaaatataaataagctAAAGAGAGTTTGATGaagtttgctatttttttttaaaatagttttaatattttattattttttaaatgacctattttttatatatcaaGTATATAAAAATGAGTAAACAAACCCTAAAatcttagaaaaaaaattgtactATGTTCTTTTCTGAACGTATGAATTAAGTTGTACCTAAGGCAACACTTTTGGCCCTTAAAATTAAGTTTGTCTCATTTTTTTTGTCCTTATTTGATCTCGTCAAATCTTATTTTAATGTTTAACTAGACCGTTAAATATATAGATATTTATAGTGACCTAGcttaatttattattacttttatttattataatttattttaaaaaatttaaaagttaacaTGAACCCAATTCTATTAGAACATGTATATATTTCAAGCCAAGAGTGAATGACATATGATATATATGCTAATGAACATCTTTCAATATCCAGTAGAAGAGTcatatattttgttaatttcacTATATTTGGTTCTAACAGAACATTTGCATTTTAtttatcatatatttttggaaatGGAAAAAAAGTGGAATTTTATACACATTAAAATCAAACCTACAATGAAagaaatttatataatataataactAATTGCATTCCAATTCTATAGCCAACCTCTTAAATAACAACGGAAAAAGTGTACCGATGGAATTTtcgtaaaagaaaaaaagttagaGCGGTTAATTAAGAAAGTTAGTTATAAGAACTTGTTAGCTTTCTTAGacttataatcaaatttctcctATAAATAAAGTGTTTAATTCAATTTTAGCATTTTGGTAGTACACCAAAAGGTAATGAAAAAAATGTCACATGATTGTTGAAGAAAAGaacaattaaaaattaaaaacatgaGATAGGTTATTCAAATATGAGACTCAAGAAAAGGAGGAGCATACATTTACCACTTAGCTAACTAAAATTAATACTATATTAGTTttctttatacatatatatatatatatatataaaaagaacaTAAAGTTAAGGGAAGCTCGAGTCTCTTGAACCTATACTAAATCTATCCGTGCTCATGCTTGGAAGAGTAGCTAAAAATATAGTATGAATCTAGGATGTTATCAACTCAATGTTAGAAGTTTTACATAGTTGGTAGACTATATAGTTAACATGCATAATCATTAATCGCTATACAAACATACATTTACGTTAATCAATTTTCAATATCATTAGTCACTCCCCCCTCACTCTCTTCGTTTCTTAACAGCTCGAATGAATTCAGTCATCACTGATGCCTCGTTCAAACTCGTCTGTATCATACAAAACAAACACAAACAAATACATTTATTGTAGTTCATTACTTCTGATGAAAACaacaaagagagagagagagagaggaaaaaaacCTGTAATGCAAAATGTCGTTGTACAACGTGAAGGATTTGGTCTCTTGAAGTATTTGAAATGCTATTCACCTGGAAGTTACAaatttgaaaggaaaaaaaaccatTGTATTGAGTCAATATAGCTAAGTATGCAGAAAAAAGAGAAGCATAAAGTTGAAAGAATTGAAGTGAGACCCACTAGATTGAAGTGCTTGATATATCTCCACAAAGACTCTGTTCCTAGTTTCCCCAGTTTGACCCGCTGTATGCTCAAACAAATAATTTTGTCACTGGTTAGTCACCCAAAATTCAAGAAAATCTACATTATGTGCCCAAAATCACAATCCATTCAAGTCAATCTAAGTATATAGTTAAAGGCTTAAAGCATATGCTCTCGATGAATTGGTCAGAAGTTCGAATGTCCCACCACActtgttgaactaaaaaaacaaaaagaggtTGGTGATATGGGCAGTGTAGATGGAAGAAGGAAGACATGAAGCAGTTAACCCCCCTTTTAATTCGactaaaattataaaaacaatacaaacaagTTGAAGAATTTAAGGTTCTCTTTTGTTGGGTTGAAGGATTTGGCGTGAAAATTTAAACTTGTAACTTTTTGTCCGTGACTATAGAGTTTCTAATGCGACAGTTGGAAGGGAACAGTGGCTTGGGATATTCCTAAATCTAAATGCATGTTTGgatgattttaaaattgttaaagtTACTTTTGTCATACTCAAAATCATTTCAAAATACAATTTTAATCGGTCAAAGTTAATTTAATAATCagttctatattttttttaaatttaaaactatttttacGAGTGATTTGGAGAATTACAAAAGTGATTTTAGCTAAAATCACCTTCAAACACGTCATGATGCTACATAAGATGTTAAAATCCTAACCTT
This region of Cucumis melo cultivar AY chromosome 7, USDA_Cmelo_AY_1.0, whole genome shotgun sequence genomic DNA includes:
- the LOC103493169 gene encoding AT-rich interactive domain-containing protein 2; translated protein: MGRWPISSNDSILDCNKDVDPNPSNGYCIAPDCLVEGSRANVDHDDCKATIRCYFEKILWVFLKEICRRGFIRPVPALLGEGGSLDLFELFMVVRDKGGYQVVSEKELWSSVVVELGLDLGLSASVKLIYFKYLSELEKWLMVRRGGTKLENGNSDYYYYRKSFPCLAELEAKIKDMLYGVLRQKSIYDERPGFKSNKPNGNVNVAETAAEKEIKFPKIEKKEHDLHEDVTPIQQNCTETPRVNGETNQIHVIGDCRSLDAVNVETETDSHGRSRESLLRMLKWVRKTAKHPANLSNGTVPESSKWKAYASDDALWLQVIKAKDALLNRKDVDKTAEKRLLIQKKVRMHPCIYEDNIDDNHHLSTERICCSRRSNALAKSELVASNNSCPPVRSNQIGSLTTEIGKGLKNQALLNGDLASEMEDNQANEDSVEKPVPVGALFQAAIPEWTGNISDSDSKWLGTRLWPSQHENNKFVSNRNPIGRGRLDSCSCQFPGSVECYRFHIAEARMRLKLELGLTFYDWRFHQMGEEISLQWTAEEEKRFKELAISSFNNQNQCFWNHSLKWFPMKSRKNLISYYFNVFLLRQRSYQNRVTPNDIDSDDEDVEFGCISGDFGAKAMEILGSKSVECSENKQFIDI